In Cloacibacillus sp., the DNA window GCCTGCCGGCAAACTCGACACTATCGCTTTGGTCGTGCTGAGAGGGAGGCGTACTTTCTTTCAGAACATATTTTTTAAGCGCCAGGGAGACCGTAGAGCGGAAGAGCGGCTTTGAGATGAAGCCGTTCACACCGGACGCCTTGGCCTCTTCCTCGATATCGCCCCAATCATAGGCGGACATGATCAGTATCGGCGTTTCTTGGCCAAATCTGGCGCGGAGCTCGCGTGCGGTATGCGGTCCGTCCATCCCCGGCATCTTCCAATCCAAAAGCACCGCGTCGTAACCTATTTCTTCCGCGCGGGCGCTCTCAAGCATCGCGACGGCCGCCTCTCCCGACGACGCACCCTCTACGCGGACACCGTGTCCCCGAAAGGTCTCCTCCAAGTATTCCACTACCATATCGTCATCGTCCACGACCAGGACTCTCAAATCAGGAAGATCGACGGTTTCCGGCTCCTCTTCGATCAGAAGCGGCAGCGTTACGCGAAATATGGTCCCCTCTCCAAGCCGGCTGTGGACTTCGATGGTTCCTCCGAACAACTCTACAAGCTTTTTTGTGATAGCCATTCCGAGGCCGCTTCCCTCCGTCTTATCTACACAGCTGTCCCGCTCTCTCGAAAACGCGTCAAACAAATGTTCCAGGAATTCTTCCTTCATTCCGATCCCGCTGTCGGAAAAAGCGAAACGCAGAACAGCCGTATCCGGCTCTATACAGTCAAGTTCCTCAACCTCCAACACAATACTGCCGCCAGCATGCGTGAACTTGGATGCATTAGACAAAATATTGATAAAAATCTGCCGCATCCGCAGGGCATCGGAACAAAACCGTTCGTGGCGAACGTTTTTAAGGCAGACCGAAAAGCGCTGATCCGCCGCTTTCATATTCGGCTGCATAATCGCGACCACATTTTCCAAAAGCTCCGGCAGAGACAGCGGCTCCTGATTGATCGTCATCTTTCCGCTCTCGATTCGGCTCATATCCAGCACGTCGTTGATAAGTCCCAGAAGATGCTGGCTTGAAAGAAGCACCTTCTTTAGGCAGTCATCCACCTTCCCATCGTCACCCAGATGGGACCGGGCGATGTTGGCCATCCCGATGATCGCATTCATCGGCGTGCGGATATCATGAGACATATTAGAAAGAAAATCTGATTTTGCTCTGTTTGCCATTTCCGCCAAATACAATGCGTTTTTTAACTCTTCCGCCTGCTCCTCCAGCTTCGTCTGCATTTCGCGCAGCTCCGTCTCGTTGGTAATATCAATAAAAATAGACAGATAAATCAGATCGTCCTCCTGCCGGCCAACACAGACCATACTGACCTGGAGCCATACCTCCTCCCCGTGCTATCCATACATCCGGGCCACGAGAGAGACCGGTTTACCAGCCAAAAATTCATCACGGTGAGAGGCTAAAACCGGCAGATTCTTTTCCAGGTTTTTCCGGTACAGGGTATTCCCGCTCTCCATGATGTCATACCTGAAGAACTGCATAAAACGTTCGTTCGCCTCCAGGATCACGAGATTCATATCCTTCAAGACACGGTACTTCGCGACAAGTCCGGGAATATCATCATAGTCGGCAGACCGCTCCAACCGCGTTTGTACAATATCGCTGACATCCGTGACCGTCGTGTATACCACTGGATATCCGTCGATGCTTTCATCGGTAAAGATACCAGAATGTTTGACCCAGATATACTCGCCGTCTTTCTTACGCATACGGAGTACGTGCGTGTAGCCCGATTTATGCTCGCCAATAGCCGCCGTCACGGCCGAGCGAAGCTTGACCCATTCCGGCCAGTCGTCCGCAAAATTTTGATATAGCGCCGTATGTTCCTGCTTCGTATATCCGGTTAGGTTGTAAAAAAAATCGTTTGCCAATACAAGGGTGAAAGACTCATCAAGCATATACTTCAAGACACCCGCCTGCAGCATACCAGCCAGCATCAGTGTTTCGACATTTTCGTTTTGAAAGTTTTGCTCCATTCGTATCGCTTCCTCCCACTATTTTCTATCCGCCCGCGGACAGCGGAAGCATGCGTCCTTATTATTCACAATAGTCTAATTATACCAATTTTTCAATCTATTCCCCCAAAAAATATATTACGCGGCTATGAATAAAGCTACTCATTTTCAGGCCGCCAGCGCCACTATTTTCCTCGTATATTTCAGCGCCGCCTTCCGGCGCTCCCCGCCGTATGGAGCGCCGGAAAGAAACAGAAGACGGCTTTTTTAATCTTAACCAAATATATCCCCTGCGGCATCCCTGTCGGTCGGCATGCTAAGGCCTGGGATTGTTCAGTACCACCCGTCATAGGTCTTTTCACCGACGTTGTGGATGCTGACCGCGCAGATATGGCTTGGCCCGTTCAGTTCACAATACAGGCGGATGAGATTCTAAGCCATGCCGTGCCCATCCTGCGCGTTGAGGTACTTAGCCTGATATTCCTCAAGCGGTATCGGGCGGCTGAAGTGGAATCCCTGCAGCCCGTCGCAGCCGAT includes these proteins:
- a CDS encoding response regulator, whose amino-acid sequence is MVCVGRQEDDLIYLSIFIDITNETELREMQTKLEEQAEELKNALYLAEMANRAKSDFLSNMSHDIRTPMNAIIGMANIARSHLGDDGKVDDCLKKVLLSSQHLLGLINDVLDMSRIESGKMTINQEPLSLPELLENVVAIMQPNMKAADQRFSVCLKNVRHERFCSDALRMRQIFINILSNASKFTHAGGSIVLEVEELDCIEPDTAVLRFAFSDSGIGMKEEFLEHLFDAFSRERDSCVDKTEGSGLGMAITKKLVELFGGTIEVHSRLGEGTIFRVTLPLLIEEEPETVDLPDLRVLVVDDDDMVVEYLEETFRGHGVRVEGASSGEAAVAMLESARAEEIGYDAVLLDWKMPGMDGPHTARELRARFGQETPILIMSAYDWGDIEEEAKASGVNGFISKPLFRSTVSLALKKYVLKESTPPSQHDQSDSVEFAGRRFLLVEDNELNREIAVELLEAAGAEMECAVNGADGAAKFEQSPEHYYDLILMDVQMPVMNGYEATEKIRGMARDDAKTVTILAMTADAFAEDVAKAKMVGMNGHLAKPLDISTLRRKIGKALRQKEVWQNR
- a CDS encoding PAS domain-containing protein, producing MEQNFQNENVETLMLAGMLQAGVLKYMLDESFTLVLANDFFYNLTGYTKQEHTALYQNFADDWPEWVKLRSAVTAAIGEHKSGYTHVLRMRKKDGEYIWVKHSGIFTDESIDGYPVVYTTVTDVSDIVQTRLERSADYDDIPGLVAKYRVLKDMNLVILEANERFMQFFRYDIMESGNTLYRKNLEKNLPVLASHRDEFLAGKPVSLVARMYG